The Proteus vulgaris genome has a segment encoding these proteins:
- the mltA gene encoding murein transglycosylase A, whose translation MVTWRKSLILGMLALALTGCHRPTEQGQQYKDGKLKQDLIEVSSPNTQGTPINGPDYLQQINQISQTSSRLYNSHQETYQAVENWLRSGADTRQLRQFNLSAFQMEGVDNYGNVQFTGYYTPVLEARLTRQGEFQYPLYKMPANSRSKLPSRAAIYNGALSQSLIAAYSNSIMDNFMMEVQGSGYVDFGDGKPLTFFGYAGKNGHAYRSIGKVLIDNGEVERKDMSMLAIREWADKHSDAEVRKLLEENPSFVFFKPEPFTPVRGASAIPLVALASVASDRSIIPAGTVLLAEIPVLDNTGKFTGEYQMRLMVALDVGGAIKGHHFDIYHGIGKDAGHMAGFYNHYGRVWVLKKSQLNLLNPAS comes from the coding sequence ATGGTTACTTGGCGAAAATCGTTAATTTTAGGTATGTTAGCGCTTGCCTTAACAGGATGTCACCGTCCCACAGAGCAAGGTCAGCAATATAAAGATGGAAAGCTTAAACAGGACTTGATCGAAGTCAGCTCGCCAAATACACAAGGTACACCGATTAATGGCCCAGATTATCTGCAACAAATTAATCAGATAAGTCAAACATCATCTCGCTTGTATAATAGCCATCAAGAGACTTATCAAGCTGTTGAAAACTGGTTACGTTCAGGGGCAGATACTCGCCAATTACGCCAATTTAATCTTTCTGCATTTCAAATGGAAGGTGTTGATAATTACGGTAACGTTCAATTTACTGGCTATTATACGCCAGTTCTTGAAGCTCGTTTAACACGACAAGGCGAATTCCAATACCCTCTTTATAAAATGCCCGCGAATAGCCGTTCTAAGCTTCCTTCACGCGCAGCTATCTATAATGGCGCATTAAGCCAATCTTTGATTGCTGCTTACAGTAATTCCATTATGGATAACTTTATGATGGAAGTTCAAGGGAGTGGCTATGTTGATTTTGGTGATGGAAAACCGCTTACGTTCTTTGGTTATGCAGGAAAAAATGGGCATGCTTATCGAAGCATTGGTAAAGTGCTTATCGATAATGGTGAAGTAGAAAGAAAAGATATGTCGATGCTTGCTATCAGGGAATGGGCTGATAAACATAGCGATGCTGAAGTAAGAAAATTGTTAGAAGAAAATCCTTCATTTGTCTTTTTTAAACCCGAACCTTTTACACCAGTAAGAGGTGCTAGTGCTATTCCATTGGTTGCACTTGCATCTGTTGCTTCTGATAGAAGTATTATTCCAGCGGGAACTGTATTATTGGCTGAAATTCCTGTACTTGATAATACTGGTAAGTTTACCGGTGAATATCAGATGCGTTTGATGGTAGCATTAGATGTGGGCGGTGCAATCAAAGGACATCATTTCGATATTTATCATGGAATTGGCAAAGATGCAGGTCATATGGCTGGTTTTTATAATCATTATGGCCGTGTTTGGGTATTAAAAAAATCACAACTTAACTTACTAAATCCTGCGTCATAA
- the amiC gene encoding N-acetylmuramoyl-L-alanine amidase AmiC precursor: protein MSHSEHNQTRRRLIKGIGALLLLSVSPVGLAATASIVAVRVWPASTYTRVTIESSTPLKYRQFALSNPERIVVDLEGIQLNSVLKGVANQVQTSDPYLKLIRVGQNTPKTVRLVFEVKTAVQPQMFTLKPVAEFKNRLVLDFYPSHGSDTEDDPLLALLREYNDGDLQQAVPAQTDTRKPGRAGRDRPIIIMIDPGHGGEDPGAVGKYKTREKDVVLQIARRLRTLIDKDAKMKAYMTRNEDVFIPLTVRVAKARKMQADLFVSIHADAFTNRSARGSSVFALSKTGATSNTARYLAQTQNESDLIGGVSKSGDRYVDHAMLDLVQTATINDSLKFGSEVLKLLGGINKLHKNKVDQAGFAVLKAPEIPSILVETAFISNIEEEKKLKTAKFQQQIAESIFKGIKAYFANGGELTLADRS, encoded by the coding sequence ATGAGTCATTCTGAGCACAATCAAACTCGTCGTCGTCTTATTAAAGGAATTGGCGCGTTATTATTGTTAAGTGTTAGCCCTGTTGGCTTGGCTGCGACAGCATCTATTGTGGCCGTCAGGGTCTGGCCTGCCTCGACTTATACTCGCGTGACTATAGAATCAAGTACACCACTTAAATATCGTCAGTTTGCATTATCAAACCCTGAACGTATTGTGGTGGATTTAGAAGGTATTCAACTTAATAGCGTACTAAAAGGGGTTGCTAATCAGGTGCAGACTAGCGATCCTTATTTGAAATTGATCCGTGTTGGTCAAAATACGCCCAAAACAGTGCGACTGGTATTTGAGGTAAAAACAGCAGTGCAGCCACAAATGTTTACTCTAAAGCCTGTTGCGGAATTTAAAAACCGTTTAGTGTTAGATTTCTACCCAAGTCACGGCTCAGACACTGAAGATGACCCACTCTTAGCACTGTTACGTGAATATAATGATGGCGATTTACAACAAGCGGTACCCGCACAAACAGATACACGTAAACCGGGTCGGGCGGGACGAGATAGGCCAATTATCATTATGATCGATCCTGGGCATGGCGGGGAAGATCCCGGTGCCGTTGGGAAATATAAAACGCGTGAAAAAGATGTGGTATTACAAATAGCACGTCGCTTAAGAACATTAATCGATAAAGACGCCAAAATGAAGGCGTATATGACACGTAATGAAGATGTGTTTATTCCATTAACAGTGCGTGTTGCTAAAGCACGAAAAATGCAAGCAGACCTGTTTGTCTCTATTCATGCAGATGCATTTACTAATCGTTCTGCCAGAGGCTCATCTGTTTTTGCGTTGTCAAAAACAGGTGCGACCAGTAATACGGCACGTTATCTTGCGCAAACTCAAAATGAGTCTGATTTAATTGGTGGTGTGAGCAAAAGTGGTGACCGTTATGTTGATCATGCCATGCTTGATCTTGTGCAAACAGCGACTATCAATGACAGTTTGAAATTTGGTAGTGAGGTGCTTAAATTGTTAGGAGGGATTAATAAACTGCATAAAAATAAAGTCGATCAGGCAGGATTCGCTGTATTAAAAGCGCCTGAAATCCCTTCTATTTTAGTAGAAACTGCCTTTATCAGTAATATCGAAGAAGAGAAAAAACTGAAAACGGCTAAATTCCAGCAACAAATTGCAGAATCTATTTTTAAAGGTATCAAAGCTTATTTTGCTAATGGTGGTGAGTTAACCTTAGCTGATCGTAGCTAG
- the argA_1 gene encoding N-acetylglutamate synthase, with protein MKERSTELVDGFRHSVPYINAHRGKTFVIMLGGEAIAHENFPSIINDIGLLHSLGIRLVVVYGARPQIDMVLEVQKVSPIYHKYTRITDSKTLEIVKQAAGTLQLDITARLSMSLSNTPLQGAHINVVSGNFVIAQPLGVDDGVDYCHSGKIRRIDEEAIHRQLDSNAIVLIGPVAVSVTGESFNLTSEEVATQLAIKLKAQKNDWFLLFPGSG; from the coding sequence ATGAAAGAGCGTAGCACCGAATTGGTCGATGGATTCCGCCACTCGGTTCCGTATATTAATGCACATAGAGGCAAAACATTTGTCATTATGTTGGGTGGCGAAGCTATTGCACATGAAAATTTCCCATCCATCATTAACGATATTGGATTACTACACAGTTTAGGTATCCGTTTAGTGGTTGTTTATGGCGCAAGACCACAAATTGATATGGTACTTGAAGTGCAAAAAGTCTCTCCGATTTATCATAAATATACCCGTATTACAGATAGTAAAACCTTAGAAATTGTTAAACAAGCTGCGGGTACATTACAGCTCGATATTACCGCACGTTTATCAATGAGTTTAAGTAATACACCATTACAAGGCGCGCATATTAATGTGGTTAGTGGCAACTTTGTCATCGCGCAACCTTTAGGAGTTGATGATGGTGTTGATTATTGTCACAGCGGAAAAATTCGCCGTATTGATGAAGAAGCAATTCATCGTCAATTAGACAGTAATGCCATTGTATTAATTGGCCCTGTAGCCGTGTCTGTTACAGGTGAAAGTTTTAATCTCACATCAGAAGAAGTGGCAACACAACTTGCTATAAAACTTAAAGCGCAAAAAAATGATTGGTTTTTGCTCTTTCCAGGGAGTGGTTGA
- the argA_2 gene encoding N-acetylglutamate synthase encodes MIGFCSFQGVVDEDGHIVSELLPNQAEDKIQELQTEGDYHSGTVRFLRGAVKACRRGVERSHLLSYQSDGALIQELFSRDGIGTQIVMESAEKVRRANINDIGGILELIRPLEQQGILVRRSREQLEIEIDQFTIIERDNMTIACAALYPYQSEKIGEMACVAVHPDYRSSCRGEVLLQRISTHAKQLGLEKLFVLTTRSIHWFQEKGFEPAEIDKLPIEKQALYNYQRRSKILILDLHKE; translated from the coding sequence ATGATTGGTTTTTGCTCTTTCCAGGGAGTGGTTGATGAAGATGGTCACATTGTGTCTGAATTACTACCTAATCAAGCAGAAGACAAAATTCAAGAACTACAAACAGAAGGTGATTACCACTCAGGTACAGTTAGATTCTTGCGAGGCGCTGTTAAAGCCTGTCGTCGGGGGGTAGAACGCAGTCATCTATTAAGTTATCAATCTGATGGTGCGCTTATTCAAGAGCTATTTTCTCGGGATGGTATTGGGACTCAAATTGTGATGGAAAGCGCAGAAAAAGTTCGCAGAGCCAATATCAATGATATTGGTGGCATACTCGAACTGATTCGCCCATTAGAACAACAAGGTATTTTAGTCAGACGTTCAAGAGAACAATTAGAAATAGAGATAGACCAATTTACTATTATTGAACGCGATAATATGACTATTGCCTGTGCCGCGCTTTATCCTTATCAATCAGAAAAAATTGGTGAAATGGCCTGTGTTGCCGTACATCCTGATTATCGTAGTTCTTGCCGTGGTGAAGTATTACTGCAACGTATTTCTACTCATGCTAAGCAATTGGGACTAGAGAAACTATTTGTTTTAACAACGAGAAGTATTCACTGGTTTCAAGAGAAAGGATTTGAACCTGCTGAAATTGATAAGTTACCCATTGAAAAACAAGCGCTCTACAATTATCAGCGTCGCTCTAAGATCTTGATTTTAGATTTACATAAAGAGTAA
- the recD gene encoding exonuclease V subunit alpha, producing the protein MIKLLEQAITQNVLRPLDLRFAQMLVEDENPILLFIFAYLSAQTGAGHVCLPLNIIKENQLFDGRQEELSREIWQRMGEPSTHQIIEALMHSHCVTQGDDNSPSPIILDNGLLYLQRMWSYEEKVAQFFRREHPIVDNDEKALIVALNQLFPTVKENQETNWQKVAASVAITSPIAIISGGPGTGKTTTVAKILAAFVMLTSNEKPIIQLAAPTGKAAARLTESLGKALAQLALSEEENKWMPKQAQTIHRLLGAQPESQQVRYHKDNPLQLDILVIDEASMVDLPMMARLIDALPTQCHVIFLGDKDQLASVEAGAVLGDICRFADDGLSQKRFEKIDYLTQGELSKSANAISVSNTPVSVVSDSLCLLRKSYRFGSSSGIGQLAFAVNQGQTKTALTLLKKAKITPQQIEMALDTQDVSFIPLESDENYLLMIQDAAQAYRQYLSLIAEKASPDAILNAFNQYRLLCALREGPFGVSGLNERIEMLLHRQRLIRRPTNSYQSDYIGRPIMIQRNDSTLGLFNGDIGIMLNNDEGEMKAFFQLPDGTLKAIQPSRLPQHETAYVMTVHKSQGSEFTHTALVLPEKFSPVVSRELLYTALTRAKQKLSLYACEYMVKMAIQTRIQRRSGLVDKLRY; encoded by the coding sequence ATGATCAAACTATTAGAACAAGCGATTACACAAAATGTATTACGCCCGTTAGATCTTCGATTTGCACAAATGCTGGTGGAAGATGAAAATCCGATTTTACTGTTTATATTTGCCTATTTAAGTGCTCAAACAGGGGCGGGGCATGTTTGTTTACCATTAAATATTATCAAAGAAAATCAATTGTTTGATGGTAGACAAGAAGAGCTTTCCCGTGAAATTTGGCAAAGAATGGGGGAGCCTTCGACTCATCAAATAATAGAAGCGTTAATGCATAGTCATTGTGTGACACAAGGTGACGATAATTCTCCGTCACCTATCATTTTAGATAATGGGCTTCTCTATCTACAAAGAATGTGGAGCTACGAAGAAAAAGTGGCTCAATTTTTTAGGCGAGAACACCCCATTGTCGATAATGATGAAAAGGCATTAATTGTAGCCCTCAATCAGCTTTTTCCAACAGTAAAAGAAAATCAAGAAACCAATTGGCAGAAAGTAGCTGCCAGTGTTGCTATAACGAGTCCTATCGCTATTATTTCAGGAGGGCCAGGAACAGGGAAAACCACAACCGTGGCTAAAATTTTAGCTGCTTTTGTGATGCTTACTTCAAATGAGAAACCCATTATTCAACTAGCCGCACCAACTGGAAAAGCAGCAGCTCGATTAACAGAATCTTTAGGTAAAGCACTTGCACAACTTGCTTTAAGCGAAGAAGAGAATAAATGGATGCCAAAACAGGCACAAACTATTCATCGTTTGTTAGGGGCTCAGCCCGAAAGTCAACAAGTGCGTTACCATAAAGATAACCCATTACAGCTTGATATCTTAGTTATTGATGAAGCATCAATGGTTGATTTACCTATGATGGCTCGCTTAATTGATGCACTTCCAACGCAATGCCATGTTATTTTTTTGGGTGATAAAGATCAGTTAGCTTCTGTTGAAGCTGGGGCTGTGTTAGGGGATATTTGCCGTTTTGCGGATGATGGTTTAAGCCAAAAGCGATTTGAAAAAATTGATTATTTAACACAAGGTGAGTTATCAAAATCAGCAAATGCAATTTCTGTTTCTAACACACCGGTTTCAGTTGTCAGTGATTCGCTTTGCTTATTACGAAAAAGTTATCGATTTGGCTCCAGTTCAGGCATTGGCCAACTTGCTTTTGCTGTAAACCAAGGACAGACCAAAACAGCCCTAACACTGTTAAAGAAAGCAAAAATTACACCTCAACAAATTGAAATGGCACTAGATACTCAAGATGTGAGTTTTATTCCATTAGAGAGTGATGAAAACTATTTACTGATGATACAAGATGCGGCACAAGCCTATCGTCAGTATCTCTCATTGATAGCAGAAAAAGCCTCTCCTGATGCTATTCTTAACGCATTTAACCAATATCGTTTATTGTGCGCATTAAGAGAAGGGCCTTTTGGTGTCAGCGGATTAAACGAGCGAATTGAAATGCTATTGCATCGCCAACGATTAATTCGTCGCCCCACAAATAGCTATCAGAGTGACTATATTGGACGCCCAATTATGATCCAGCGAAATGACAGTACTCTTGGGCTGTTTAATGGTGATATCGGCATTATGCTCAATAATGATGAAGGCGAAATGAAAGCCTTTTTCCAATTACCAGATGGTACCTTGAAAGCTATTCAACCTAGCCGATTACCTCAACACGAAACGGCGTATGTCATGACAGTACATAAATCGCAGGGGTCTGAATTTACACACACCGCATTGGTATTACCTGAAAAATTTTCGCCCGTAGTCAGCCGTGAATTGTTGTACACTGCTTTAACGCGCGCTAAACAAAAGCTTTCTCTTTACGCTTGCGAGTATATGGTGAAAATGGCTATTCAAACACGTATTCAGCGTCGAAGTGGGTTAGTCGATAAATTACGTTATTAA